One part of the Streptomyces nigra genome encodes these proteins:
- a CDS encoding TetR/AcrR family transcriptional regulator — MTAVRPYHHGNLRSALLREAENVLGERGIEGLSLRELARAAGVSNSAPRRHFADKTALLDALAEEGYERLGRRLDAALKTAEGDVTARLVVFARTYVEFAVEHRALLPLMHRPKSEARDDALSAANDRAFSAPLRLLQEARDRGDIDPDTSGRVDLTLLALLQGLTVLVATGMNGDLPLDTLVTGCIETLMSGLRPC, encoded by the coding sequence ATGACCGCAGTACGGCCTTACCACCACGGCAACCTGCGCAGCGCCCTGCTGCGAGAGGCGGAGAACGTCCTCGGCGAACGCGGCATCGAGGGCCTGTCCCTGCGCGAACTGGCACGGGCAGCGGGAGTGAGCAACAGCGCGCCCCGCCGCCACTTCGCCGACAAGACGGCCCTGCTGGACGCCCTCGCCGAAGAGGGCTACGAGCGGCTCGGGCGCAGACTCGACGCAGCCCTGAAGACCGCCGAGGGCGACGTCACCGCTCGGCTCGTCGTCTTCGCCCGCACCTACGTCGAGTTCGCCGTCGAACACCGCGCACTGCTGCCCCTGATGCACCGCCCGAAGAGCGAGGCGCGCGATGATGCCCTTTCGGCTGCCAACGACCGGGCCTTCTCCGCGCCGTTGCGACTGCTGCAAGAAGCCCGCGACCGCGGCGACATCGACCCGGACACCAGCGGCAGGGTCGACCTGACCCTCCTGGCGCTCCTCCAGGGCCTGACCGTGCTCGTCGCCACGGGCATGAACGGCGACCTCCCGCTCGACACGCTGGTCACCGGCTGCATCGAAACGCTGATGTCGGGTCTGCGGCCATGCTGA
- a CDS encoding NADP-dependent oxidoreductase — translation MRAVRAHDREAAVDSLIAEDAPYPYAGEGDVIVKVRAACFTPDELGWPASWVDRSGRDRAPVIPGHEVSGEVAEVAVGTTGLSVGQRVLGLTDWNRDGALADHVAVEARNLAPLPADIDHTHAAALVMPGLTAWQGLLVHGRVETGQTVLVHGARGGVGMAATQLAHRAGARVIGSGRARSREQVLELGADEFVDLEQPAWHEAVDRVDVVFDAVGGEVLDRSAAVLRPGGTLVTIAHPPTLRPEDGRAMYFIVEPNRDHLVQVVRICREGGLRPLVGAVRPLDQAPQVFREKKTTAGKTVIDVA, via the coding sequence ATGAGAGCCGTACGAGCTCACGATCGCGAAGCGGCCGTGGACAGTCTGATCGCGGAAGATGCCCCCTATCCCTACGCCGGCGAGGGCGACGTCATCGTCAAGGTGCGCGCGGCCTGCTTCACACCCGATGAACTCGGCTGGCCTGCCAGTTGGGTCGACCGGAGCGGCAGAGACCGAGCCCCGGTCATCCCGGGGCACGAGGTGTCGGGGGAGGTCGCCGAGGTCGCCGTCGGCACGACCGGGTTGTCGGTCGGGCAGCGAGTCCTGGGACTGACCGACTGGAACCGGGACGGCGCTCTCGCGGACCACGTGGCCGTGGAGGCGCGCAATCTGGCGCCGTTGCCCGCGGACATCGACCACACGCATGCGGCCGCCCTGGTGATGCCGGGCCTGACCGCCTGGCAGGGGCTGCTCGTCCACGGAAGAGTCGAGACGGGGCAGACCGTGCTGGTGCACGGAGCAAGAGGGGGGGTGGGAATGGCAGCCACCCAGCTCGCCCACCGCGCCGGAGCCCGTGTGATCGGGTCCGGGCGCGCGAGGAGCAGGGAGCAGGTACTGGAGCTGGGCGCGGACGAGTTCGTCGACCTGGAACAGCCCGCGTGGCACGAAGCGGTGGACCGCGTCGATGTCGTCTTCGACGCCGTCGGCGGGGAGGTGCTCGATCGATCGGCCGCCGTCCTCAGACCCGGCGGCACTCTCGTCACCATTGCTCACCCTCCGACCCTGCGGCCCGAGGACGGTCGGGCGATGTACTTCATCGTCGAACCCAACCGTGATCATCTCGTGCAGGTCGTCCGCATCTGCCGGGAGGGGGGACTGCGTCCCCTGGTGGGGGCCGTCCGTCCGCTCGATCAGGCGCCGCAGGTGTTCCGGGAGAAGAAGACGACGGCCGGGAAGACGGTCATCGACGTCGCCTGA
- a CDS encoding DUF6510 family protein, which yields MTPTPDFLDGNAAAGDLESLFGTDMTMASGQCHGCGRQMMLAETHAYLGGPGTVLRCPGCDGVLLRMVRSAHDMWLDASGLDHLRLPVSA from the coding sequence ATGACACCCACACCTGACTTCCTCGACGGCAACGCCGCCGCCGGGGACCTCGAGTCGCTGTTCGGAACGGACATGACCATGGCTTCGGGGCAGTGCCACGGCTGCGGTAGGCAGATGATGCTGGCCGAGACGCACGCGTACCTCGGAGGCCCCGGGACGGTGTTGCGTTGCCCGGGCTGCGACGGCGTGCTGCTGCGCATGGTCCGCTCTGCCCATGACATGTGGCTCGACGCTTCCGGCCTGGACCATCTGAGGTTGCCGGTATCCGCGTGA
- a CDS encoding glyoxalase gives MDLKLEVVVLPVSDVDRARAFYESAGFRVDIDKAASEEWRAVHLTPPGSECSIMFGTGLTTAEPGSAQGLYLVVSDIEKARTELIGRGIDVSDIFHDAGGVIYHGHGGGDIVHNAQGQERLAGLHPDRTSYASFATFSDPDGNGWVIQEVTQRLPGR, from the coding sequence ATGGATCTGAAACTGGAAGTCGTCGTGCTTCCCGTGTCCGACGTCGACCGAGCCAGGGCGTTCTACGAGTCCGCGGGTTTCCGCGTGGACATCGACAAGGCCGCCAGTGAGGAATGGCGGGCGGTGCACCTCACCCCGCCCGGGTCAGAGTGCTCGATCATGTTCGGCACCGGTCTGACCACCGCCGAACCGGGCTCGGCCCAGGGCCTGTACCTCGTCGTGTCCGACATCGAGAAGGCCCGCACCGAACTCATCGGCCGCGGCATTGATGTGAGCGACATCTTCCACGACGCCGGTGGGGTCATCTACCACGGGCACGGGGGCGGCGACATCGTGCACAACGCCCAGGGCCAGGAACGGCTGGCCGGCCTCCATCCCGACCGGACCTCCTATGCCTCCTTCGCCACGTTCAGCGACCCTGACGGCAACGGCTGGGTGATCCAAGAGGTGACGCAGCGACTGCCGGGCCGCTGA
- a CDS encoding ferredoxin reductase produces the protein MARATVPRRLGERLRWRTARLTRREDESSLARTLVLDVPGWPGHEAGQHVDVRLTAEDGYSTQRSYSVASAPDGETVELTVQRTDDGEVSPYLTDELTVGDLVELRGPVGGWFVWRPEQKEPVFLLAGGSGLVPLMAMIRMRRAVGSRTPFRLIYSARSPETRLFTSELRRGDPGLDTTYVYTRSAPPQWPRPAGRIDASVVSGGGWPPDFEPTCYVCGSTAFVETAAGLLVALGHHPGRVRTERFG, from the coding sequence ATGGCGCGAGCAACGGTACCGAGGAGACTAGGCGAGAGACTCCGCTGGAGGACGGCCCGTCTGACCCGGCGGGAGGACGAGTCCAGCCTCGCGCGGACACTCGTTCTCGATGTACCGGGCTGGCCGGGCCATGAGGCGGGACAGCACGTGGACGTGCGGCTCACGGCAGAGGACGGTTACAGCACTCAGCGCAGCTATTCAGTGGCCTCGGCGCCCGACGGTGAGACGGTCGAGCTGACGGTCCAACGGACCGACGACGGCGAGGTGTCCCCCTACCTCACGGACGAACTCACCGTGGGCGACCTGGTGGAGCTCCGCGGACCGGTCGGGGGCTGGTTCGTGTGGAGGCCGGAGCAGAAGGAGCCGGTGTTCCTCCTGGCGGGAGGATCCGGTCTCGTGCCGTTGATGGCGATGATCCGTATGCGTCGGGCGGTCGGCAGCCGTACGCCCTTCCGGCTGATCTACAGCGCACGCAGTCCCGAGACCCGGCTCTTCACGTCCGAGTTGAGGAGAGGCGACCCCGGGCTCGACACGACCTACGTCTACACCCGGTCCGCGCCGCCACAGTGGCCGCGGCCGGCCGGGCGTATCGATGCCTCCGTCGTGTCGGGCGGGGGATGGCCGCCCGACTTCGAGCCCACCTGCTATGTCTGCGGTTCCACGGCCTTCGTCGAAACGGCGGCCGGTCTGCTCGTCGCCCTCGGTCACCACCCGGGCCGCGTACGGACCGAGCGTTTCGGCTGA
- a CDS encoding sulfite oxidase-like oxidoreductase: protein MSVVSRGFRGRARDARHQLPPGQYETTGFPVLSAGPTPTVPLEEWEFTVRTETGVKHTWTWEQLLALPSESPTVDLHCVTKWSKFETEWQGVSLDVLLQDVESRADYALVHSYGDYTTNIPVEDLLDGKAWIAHRYDGEALPPEHGGPARLLVPHLYFWKSAKWVRGIVLMHEEERGFWETVGYHTYGDPWREQRYRGD from the coding sequence ATGTCCGTCGTCTCACGGGGATTCCGCGGCCGCGCGCGAGACGCACGGCACCAACTGCCTCCCGGCCAGTACGAGACCACCGGGTTTCCCGTTCTGTCCGCGGGCCCCACGCCGACCGTGCCACTGGAAGAATGGGAGTTCACCGTTCGTACGGAGACCGGGGTCAAGCACACGTGGACCTGGGAACAGCTTCTGGCACTGCCTTCCGAGTCACCCACGGTGGACCTGCACTGTGTCACCAAGTGGTCGAAGTTCGAGACGGAGTGGCAGGGGGTCTCTCTGGACGTTCTCCTTCAGGACGTGGAATCCAGGGCCGATTACGCACTGGTCCACTCCTACGGCGACTACACCACCAACATCCCGGTGGAAGACCTCCTCGACGGCAAGGCCTGGATCGCTCACCGCTACGACGGCGAGGCACTTCCACCGGAGCACGGCGGCCCGGCGAGGCTGCTCGTCCCGCACCTGTACTTCTGGAAGTCCGCCAAGTGGGTTCGTGGAATCGTGCTGATGCACGAGGAGGAACGGGGCTTCTGGGAGACCGTCGGCTACCACACCTATGGGGACCCATGGCGCGAGCAACGGTACCGAGGAGACTAG
- a CDS encoding DUF2254 domain-containing protein — MPVWAFRFQLRQYARTSLWILPVLGLVMGALLGEVALAVDDMWGVPTGWRYTATTASGVLTAIVGAMVALLGFVVTISVLVVQQATGTLSPRYMRLWYRNRLQKLVLATFAGTFAFAFTLLRRIEPGTVPDLGVTVAGLAVAVSLVMLLVYLNRFAHDLRPVAIADMVCRTGLGVLGRYLRDKSHRPLLGEPPHPPDSMPTMIVPCTGGGAVQGVCVAELVAMAARHDCVLVVAHRMGDFVPPGAVLLEVHGTPRVPPDARRLAGLVALGAERTIEQDPAFALRVLVDIAARALSAAVNDPTTAVQVLNHIEVFLHTVGRSELSGRHVFADKRGVPRVVVPGRGWEEYLELGVTEIREYGVDSLQVCRRLRAMLEGLLADVPHERRGAVRGQLTLLDAAVEREYPDESRRALARTSDRQGIGSGSSEGVVIPD, encoded by the coding sequence ATGCCGGTCTGGGCTTTTCGGTTCCAGCTGAGGCAGTACGCCAGGACCAGCCTGTGGATCCTGCCGGTTCTCGGCCTCGTCATGGGAGCACTGCTGGGCGAGGTCGCTCTCGCGGTGGACGACATGTGGGGGGTGCCGACCGGTTGGCGGTACACGGCCACCACGGCATCAGGCGTCCTGACCGCCATCGTGGGAGCCATGGTCGCCCTGCTGGGGTTCGTCGTCACTATCAGTGTCCTCGTGGTTCAGCAGGCCACCGGAACACTGTCTCCACGCTACATGCGGCTGTGGTATCGCAACCGGTTGCAGAAGCTCGTCCTGGCCACCTTCGCGGGCACCTTCGCCTTCGCGTTCACCTTGCTCCGCAGGATCGAACCCGGGACGGTGCCCGATCTGGGCGTCACGGTCGCCGGACTGGCCGTGGCCGTCAGTCTGGTGATGCTGCTGGTCTACCTCAACCGGTTCGCTCACGACCTGCGTCCCGTGGCCATCGCCGACATGGTCTGCCGTACGGGACTCGGCGTCCTTGGCAGGTACCTGCGGGACAAGAGCCATCGCCCGCTCCTCGGTGAGCCGCCTCATCCGCCCGACAGCATGCCGACGATGATCGTGCCCTGCACCGGCGGCGGGGCCGTTCAGGGGGTGTGCGTGGCCGAACTCGTCGCGATGGCCGCGCGTCACGACTGCGTCCTGGTCGTGGCCCACCGGATGGGAGACTTCGTCCCTCCCGGCGCCGTTCTCCTGGAAGTGCACGGAACCCCTCGCGTACCGCCGGACGCGCGTCGACTCGCCGGTCTGGTGGCCCTGGGCGCCGAGCGGACCATCGAGCAGGATCCCGCGTTCGCCCTGCGCGTTCTCGTCGACATCGCCGCCCGCGCCCTGTCTGCGGCCGTGAACGACCCGACGACGGCTGTACAGGTCCTCAACCACATCGAGGTCTTCCTCCACACCGTAGGAAGGTCGGAACTGTCCGGCCGCCATGTGTTCGCGGACAAGCGGGGCGTGCCCCGGGTGGTGGTGCCCGGACGCGGCTGGGAGGAGTACCTCGAACTCGGCGTCACCGAGATCCGTGAGTACGGAGTCGACTCACTGCAGGTGTGCAGGCGGTTGCGGGCCATGCTGGAAGGTCTCTTGGCCGACGTGCCTCACGAACGGCGCGGTGCGGTACGCGGTCAACTCACTCTGCTCGACGCTGCTGTGGAGCGGGAGTACCCCGACGAATCCCGCCGCGCGCTGGCCCGCACCAGCGATCGGCAGGGCATCGGCAGCGGCTCGTCCGAGGGTGTGGTCATCCCGGACTGA
- a CDS encoding oxidoreductase: MTSSLTTAPWAAGQLPPQDGRTVIITGANSGIGLETTRAFARAGARVVMAVRDVERARASVLHLPDAIELRPLDLADLASVCAFAACIEHPFDILINNAGVANVPAGRTADGFETHFGTNHLGHFALTNLLLPKITDRVVTIASNAHKNATLDLSDPNWERRRYRSSAAYGQSKLANLLFTLELQSRLTAAGAGVRALAAHPGAATTGLNRHLGPVMKAVAATVGRLIMQSETDGAQPTLFAATTDLPGASYVGPDGRGEQRGRPTLVSRSTSAQDQALAAELWQLSERLTATSFPLG; the protein is encoded by the coding sequence ATGACCAGTTCACTCACCACGGCCCCCTGGGCGGCCGGTCAGCTGCCGCCGCAGGACGGGCGCACTGTGATCATCACCGGCGCGAACAGCGGCATCGGCCTCGAGACGACCCGCGCGTTCGCTCGGGCGGGAGCCCGCGTGGTCATGGCCGTGCGGGACGTCGAACGTGCCCGCGCGAGCGTCCTGCACCTGCCCGATGCGATCGAACTGCGGCCGCTGGACCTCGCCGACCTCGCGTCCGTCTGCGCCTTCGCGGCCTGCATCGAACACCCATTCGACATCCTGATCAACAATGCAGGTGTGGCGAACGTGCCCGCGGGCAGGACCGCGGACGGGTTCGAGACTCACTTCGGCACCAATCACCTGGGGCACTTCGCTCTGACCAACCTGCTGCTGCCGAAGATCACGGACCGCGTGGTCACCATCGCCTCCAACGCTCACAAGAACGCCACGCTGGACCTGTCCGACCCCAACTGGGAGCGTCGGCGCTACCGTTCTTCCGCCGCCTACGGACAGTCGAAGCTCGCCAACCTGCTTTTCACCTTGGAACTGCAAAGCCGGCTGACTGCGGCAGGCGCCGGCGTCCGCGCGCTCGCTGCCCATCCCGGAGCAGCCACCACGGGCCTGAACCGGCATCTGGGGCCGGTTATGAAAGCCGTCGCGGCGACCGTGGGCCGCCTCATCATGCAGAGCGAGACCGACGGGGCGCAGCCCACCCTGTTCGCGGCCACCACAGACCTGCCGGGGGCGAGCTACGTCGGCCCCGACGGACGGGGTGAACAGCGCGGCCGACCGACCCTGGTGTCACGCAGCACCTCTGCCCAGGACCAGGCCCTGGCCGCCGAGTTGTGGCAACTGTCCGAACGCCTCACAGCCACGTCGTTCCCCCTCGGGTGA
- a CDS encoding cation:proton antiporter: protein MDYDNLVIILAVAAGVPFLLALVPRAHLPGPVLEIVAGVVLGPAVLDLVRPDQTVEALSVIGLSFLLFLAGLEIDIRRWQGPLARRVATGMAGTIVLAVLVGWALGVAGVVENTLLVGVALVATSLGLLVPILKDADAVDRPVGQLIIGGASAGEFCAVVLLSLFFSEHASGPASRLLLLLGLACLTALVVVTSMRAGRSMWLSRTVARLADTSAQIRIRLTMVLIVGLSAVAVHLGFEAILGAFIAGAVLRMVDPDAERAHPRFHIKLEGLGYGFLVPVFFVTSGIQFDLDALFADAGTVLRVPLFLAALLLVRGLPVVAYRTVGLSRAELMAAGLLQATSLPFIVAATTIGLKLDAIQPDNAAALVAAGLVSVIVFPLVALPLLSRSRRSTDVRSVEKRE from the coding sequence GTGGACTACGACAATCTGGTCATCATTCTGGCAGTGGCCGCGGGTGTTCCCTTCCTTCTGGCCCTGGTGCCGCGGGCTCACCTTCCGGGCCCTGTCCTCGAGATAGTGGCCGGTGTCGTCCTGGGGCCGGCGGTGCTGGATCTGGTGCGGCCCGACCAGACTGTTGAGGCTCTGTCCGTCATCGGCCTGAGCTTCCTGTTGTTCCTCGCCGGGCTCGAGATCGACATCAGGCGATGGCAGGGGCCGCTCGCGCGACGTGTCGCGACCGGGATGGCGGGCACGATCGTGCTTGCCGTACTGGTGGGTTGGGCGCTCGGAGTCGCCGGGGTCGTCGAGAACACGCTGCTCGTCGGCGTGGCACTCGTGGCGACCTCGTTGGGGTTGCTGGTGCCGATCCTGAAGGACGCCGACGCCGTCGACCGTCCGGTCGGCCAACTGATCATCGGCGGAGCCTCCGCGGGCGAGTTCTGTGCCGTGGTACTGCTGTCGCTGTTCTTCTCCGAGCACGCCTCCGGCCCTGCCTCGCGGCTGCTGCTGCTGCTCGGCCTCGCGTGTCTGACCGCGCTCGTGGTGGTGACGTCCATGCGGGCGGGGCGTTCCATGTGGTTGTCCCGGACCGTTGCCAGGCTGGCGGACACCAGTGCCCAGATCCGGATCCGCTTGACGATGGTGCTGATCGTCGGCCTGTCCGCGGTCGCCGTACACCTGGGCTTCGAGGCCATCCTCGGCGCCTTCATCGCGGGGGCCGTGCTGCGCATGGTCGACCCCGACGCCGAGCGAGCGCATCCGCGGTTCCACATCAAGCTGGAGGGTCTCGGCTATGGGTTCCTGGTCCCGGTCTTCTTCGTGACCAGCGGCATACAGTTCGATCTCGACGCTCTGTTCGCCGATGCAGGGACCGTGCTGAGGGTGCCCTTGTTCCTGGCGGCGCTCCTCCTCGTTCGCGGACTGCCGGTAGTGGCCTATCGCACCGTGGGACTCTCGCGCGCGGAACTCATGGCCGCCGGACTCCTGCAGGCCACGTCTCTCCCCTTCATCGTGGCCGCGACGACGATCGGCCTGAAGCTCGACGCCATCCAGCCGGACAACGCTGCCGCCTTGGTGGCAGCGGGCCTGGTGTCCGTCATCGTCTTTCCCCTGGTCGCCCTGCCCTTGCTCAGCCGCAGCAGGCGGTCGACCGACGTGCGGTCGGTCGAGAAGCGGGAGTGA
- a CDS encoding RraA family protein, with the protein MSDVPPLGDELSALGCATLVDAMARMHGHRAHILPLTSPDPGRPLFGPVATIAFMPWRDDLEESSRTFADFFYPALGDSPRGKVLVLSSGGHPEASHGGGTKLLRAVRHGLAGVMADGRLRDFGQLRGYPFSTWCRGEATRWGGDTVMPYAADVAVEFAGVCVTPGDYAFADPSGAVIIPAGSLNGVLDAARQIEAEEARAGERISAEDLPPLGRP; encoded by the coding sequence GTGAGTGACGTTCCACCCCTCGGGGACGAACTGAGTGCCCTCGGCTGCGCCACGCTCGTGGACGCCATGGCGCGCATGCACGGCCACCGTGCGCACATCCTGCCGCTGACGAGCCCCGATCCGGGCAGGCCCCTCTTCGGCCCGGTGGCCACCATCGCGTTCATGCCCTGGCGGGACGACCTGGAGGAGTCGTCCAGGACCTTCGCGGACTTCTTCTACCCGGCGCTCGGCGACTCGCCGCGGGGAAAGGTGCTCGTGCTCTCGAGCGGAGGTCACCCGGAGGCGTCCCACGGCGGCGGGACCAAGCTGCTGAGGGCGGTCCGGCATGGGCTGGCGGGCGTCATGGCCGACGGCCGGCTACGGGACTTCGGGCAGTTGCGCGGGTACCCCTTCTCCACCTGGTGCCGGGGTGAAGCCACACGGTGGGGTGGCGACACGGTGATGCCCTACGCGGCGGACGTGGCCGTCGAGTTCGCAGGGGTGTGCGTCACTCCCGGCGATTACGCCTTCGCCGACCCCTCCGGCGCCGTGATCATCCCCGCGGGCAGCCTGAACGGAGTTCTCGACGCCGCGCGGCAGATCGAGGCCGAGGAGGCCCGCGCCGGGGAGCGGATCTCGGCGGAGGATCTCCCGCCGCTCGGCCGGCCCTGA
- a CDS encoding NAD(P)H-binding protein has product MPSRETVFITGAGSVGRLVIEDLRTHDVPVRVMVRRDDDRAAEFRRFGADVVLGDLTRPETVAVGLRDVGRMYFAMPVSRDHLLAATVVASVAEECGTLDALVGMSQMTVSQMTATSTGESHQQRLHWLAEQVLNWSGLPVIHIRPTTFLDNPLFTSAAAQSIRRDGTLALPFGAGRTSPVAVSDVARVAATVLRDPRGHIGNVYELTGPRTMDMEEMAESFSRALGRPITYADVPLEQWRAQVLAGLGLPRHIEEHIVTMCRLHQENRYDRATDDVARLTGIPAQTIEQFVSDRKGLYVD; this is encoded by the coding sequence ATGCCTTCGCGTGAGACCGTATTCATCACCGGTGCCGGGAGCGTGGGACGACTGGTGATCGAGGACCTGCGCACACACGACGTGCCGGTACGTGTCATGGTGCGCCGTGACGACGACCGTGCGGCCGAGTTCCGCCGGTTCGGCGCGGATGTGGTCCTGGGCGACCTCACCCGGCCCGAGACCGTCGCCGTCGGCCTGCGGGATGTCGGGCGGATGTACTTCGCGATGCCCGTGTCCCGCGATCACCTGCTGGCCGCGACCGTCGTGGCGAGCGTGGCCGAGGAATGCGGAACTCTGGATGCCCTGGTCGGGATGTCCCAGATGACGGTGTCGCAGATGACGGCCACCAGCACGGGCGAGTCCCACCAGCAGCGGTTGCACTGGCTGGCCGAGCAGGTGCTGAATTGGTCGGGGCTGCCTGTGATCCATATCCGGCCCACCACGTTCCTCGACAACCCGCTCTTCACCTCGGCCGCGGCACAGTCGATCAGGAGGGACGGAACGCTCGCCCTGCCCTTCGGGGCCGGGCGAACATCGCCCGTCGCGGTCAGCGACGTCGCGCGGGTGGCCGCCACCGTGCTCCGGGACCCGCGAGGACACATCGGCAACGTCTACGAGCTGACCGGACCACGGACGATGGACATGGAGGAGATGGCCGAGTCGTTCTCCCGGGCGCTGGGACGTCCGATCACCTACGCCGACGTGCCGCTCGAACAGTGGCGCGCCCAGGTACTGGCCGGGCTCGGTCTGCCCCGGCACATCGAGGAGCACATCGTCACCATGTGCCGACTGCACCAGGAGAACCGTTACGACCGGGCGACGGACGACGTCGCGCGTCTGACGGGCATACCGGCGCAGACCATCGAGCAGTTCGTCTCCGATCGCAAGGGCCTCTACGTCGACTGA
- a CDS encoding dihydrolipoyl dehydrogenase family protein, with product MSDTSRAYDVVVVGAGPAGENVADRTSAAGLTSVIVENELLGGECSFWACEPSKALLRPVVARADARRVPGLRRAVQGPLDVPAVFAHRDKMAAYWKDDDQVDWLESVSVDLVRGHGRLDGPRQVVVETGSGDTIRLTARHAVCVATGTVTAFPDLPGLDTVRPWTNRDATAARHVPDRLAVVGGGVVAVEMATAFQALGSQVTMLVRGTKGILNRMEPFAGEMVTEALREAGAELRFGTSVTGVVRDNGAGSPVRITLDDGQSLVADEILFATGRAPHTQDIGLETVGLNPGSWLDVDDSFRVTDVPDGWLYAVGDVNHRALMTHQGKYQARIAGPLIAARAKGEPLDDGRWGAHAPTADSAAVPQVVFCEPEVASVGLTTQEAERAGRRVDVVDYDIGRLAGAVQYADGYSGRARVLIDTDRNTVVGVTFVGPGTQELLYSATVAITSEMPVDRLWHAVPAFPTISEVWLRILETYRDRVDQ from the coding sequence ATGAGTGACACTTCACGCGCCTACGACGTGGTGGTTGTGGGAGCCGGTCCCGCGGGGGAGAACGTGGCGGATCGTACGAGCGCCGCCGGACTCACCTCGGTGATCGTGGAGAACGAACTGCTCGGTGGAGAATGCTCGTTCTGGGCGTGCGAGCCCAGCAAGGCACTGCTCCGTCCGGTGGTGGCGCGCGCCGACGCCCGCAGGGTCCCCGGACTGCGGCGGGCCGTCCAAGGGCCGCTGGACGTCCCCGCGGTCTTCGCCCACCGTGACAAGATGGCTGCGTACTGGAAGGACGACGACCAGGTCGACTGGCTCGAGTCCGTCTCCGTGGATCTGGTGCGCGGCCACGGCCGACTCGACGGTCCGCGCCAGGTCGTCGTCGAGACCGGTAGCGGCGACACCATACGGCTCACCGCCCGGCACGCCGTCTGCGTCGCCACGGGCACCGTCACGGCGTTCCCCGATCTGCCGGGGCTGGACACGGTGCGCCCCTGGACCAACCGCGACGCGACCGCCGCCCGTCATGTGCCGGATCGCCTCGCCGTGGTAGGAGGCGGTGTGGTCGCCGTCGAGATGGCCACCGCCTTTCAGGCGCTGGGATCCCAGGTCACCATGCTGGTGCGCGGGACCAAGGGCATTCTCAACCGCATGGAGCCCTTCGCCGGTGAGATGGTGACGGAGGCCCTGCGGGAAGCCGGTGCGGAGCTGCGCTTCGGGACCTCCGTCACCGGGGTGGTCCGGGACAACGGTGCGGGAAGCCCCGTCCGGATCACCTTGGACGACGGGCAGTCACTGGTGGCCGACGAGATCCTGTTCGCCACCGGCCGCGCGCCTCACACACAGGACATCGGACTGGAGACCGTCGGCCTGAACCCCGGCAGCTGGCTGGACGTGGACGACTCCTTCCGCGTGACCGACGTCCCCGACGGATGGCTCTACGCGGTCGGTGACGTGAACCACCGTGCGCTGATGACCCACCAGGGGAAGTACCAGGCGCGCATCGCCGGCCCCCTGATCGCAGCGCGTGCCAAGGGCGAGCCCCTCGACGACGGCAGGTGGGGAGCGCATGCCCCGACGGCCGACAGCGCCGCCGTGCCCCAAGTGGTCTTCTGCGAGCCGGAGGTGGCCAGCGTGGGGCTGACGACTCAGGAGGCGGAGCGCGCCGGACGACGCGTCGACGTCGTGGACTACGACATCGGACGCCTGGCCGGCGCAGTCCAGTACGCCGACGGCTACAGCGGCAGGGCCCGGGTACTGATCGACACCGACCGCAACACCGTCGTCGGTGTCACCTTCGTCGGTCCCGGGACCCAGGAGCTGCTGTACTCGGCCACCGTCGCGATCACCAGTGAGATGCCGGTGGACCGGCTGTGGCACGCAGTTCCCGCCTTCCCCACGATCAGCGAGGTCTGGCTGCGCATCCTCGAGACCTATCGGGATCGCGTCGACCAGTAG